The Bacillus vallismortis genome window below encodes:
- a CDS encoding TetR/AcrR family transcriptional regulator, which produces MDAKSLEELLYIEGEQMKMSEKQRLILNAAIEMFAEKGFASTSTSEIAKKAGVAEGTIFRHYKTKKDLLLSIVMPTVTKVVAPAFAKNFSKEVFEQDYPSYEVFIREMLNNRFEFVKKHFPVLKIFIQEAFYQEEFRNVYKQVFNEHVYDKFKHIIEHFQSTGELRDLPADTIIRTTISSIIGLIITRFLLMGEEMDEELEKERTIQFILYGVKQKR; this is translated from the coding sequence ATGGATGCGAAATCTCTTGAAGAATTATTGTATATAGAAGGCGAACAAATGAAAATGAGCGAAAAACAGCGGCTCATTCTGAATGCGGCTATTGAAATGTTTGCCGAAAAAGGTTTTGCCTCAACATCCACAAGCGAAATAGCAAAAAAAGCCGGCGTTGCTGAAGGGACGATTTTCAGGCATTATAAGACGAAAAAGGATTTGCTGTTGTCAATTGTAATGCCGACGGTAACAAAGGTCGTTGCTCCCGCTTTTGCCAAAAACTTCAGCAAAGAAGTGTTTGAGCAGGATTATCCGTCTTATGAGGTGTTCATTCGGGAAATGCTGAACAACCGCTTTGAATTTGTTAAAAAGCACTTCCCCGTGTTGAAGATTTTTATTCAGGAAGCCTTCTATCAGGAAGAATTCAGAAATGTGTATAAGCAGGTCTTCAATGAACACGTATACGATAAGTTCAAGCACATTATCGAGCATTTCCAAAGCACCGGCGAACTGCGGGACCTTCCGGCGGATACCATCATCCGCACGACGATCTCTTCTATCATCGGACTTATCATTACTCGATTTTTGCTGATGGGAGAAGAAATGGATGAAGAGCTTGAAAAAGAGCGGACGATTCAATTTATTTTGTATGGAGTTAAACAAAAAAGATGA
- the catD gene encoding DoxX family oxidoreductase CatD: MNKSFEIGTLLLRVMTGIIFFVHGLSKFQGMEGTIQFFGSIGLPSFMAYVIAAIELVGGVLVFFGLATRIVGVLFALTLIGAIITVKLKAPFMGNAEFDYLLLLTSIHLALSGSRFLALDPFVFKGKKSENVAA; the protein is encoded by the coding sequence ATGAATAAATCATTTGAAATTGGCACATTACTTTTAAGAGTTATGACAGGTATTATCTTTTTTGTTCACGGTTTATCAAAGTTTCAGGGAATGGAGGGCACCATCCAATTTTTCGGCAGCATAGGCCTTCCAAGCTTTATGGCGTATGTCATCGCAGCAATTGAACTCGTTGGCGGCGTGCTCGTCTTCTTCGGATTGGCTACACGTATTGTCGGTGTTCTGTTTGCGCTCACGCTGATCGGAGCCATCATCACAGTCAAGCTGAAAGCGCCTTTCATGGGCAATGCAGAATTTGATTACCTTCTGCTTTTGACATCCATCCACCTGGCGCTTTCAGGAAGCCGTTTCTTGGCACTGGATCCATTTGTGTTTAAAGGAAAAAAGAGCGAAAACGTAGCAGCATAA
- a CDS encoding PadR family transcriptional regulator encodes MRVLKYAILGLLRKGELSGYDITSYFKEELGQFWSAKHSQIYPELKKLTDEGFITFRTTIQGTKLEKKMYTLTDSGKQELHEWLIRHQPIPETVKDEFMLKAYFISSLSRQEASDLFTDQLRKHKAKLSDLQESYKNLMVSAETMSFTSPDFGHYLVLTKALEREKNYVSWLESILAMIDED; translated from the coding sequence ATGAGAGTATTAAAATACGCCATATTAGGGCTTTTGCGAAAAGGCGAATTGAGCGGCTATGATATTACGAGTTATTTTAAAGAGGAGCTCGGCCAATTTTGGAGCGCCAAGCACAGCCAGATTTATCCTGAGCTCAAAAAGCTGACGGATGAAGGGTTTATCACGTTCCGCACAACGATTCAAGGCACGAAGCTGGAGAAAAAGATGTACACCCTGACAGACAGCGGAAAGCAGGAGCTGCATGAGTGGCTGATCCGCCATCAGCCGATACCGGAGACGGTGAAGGATGAATTTATGCTGAAGGCTTATTTCATTTCTTCCCTGTCGCGGCAGGAGGCTTCTGATTTGTTCACAGACCAGCTGCGAAAACACAAAGCCAAGCTGTCTGATTTGCAGGAAAGCTATAAAAATCTTATGGTTTCAGCGGAGACGATGTCGTTTACTTCACCGGACTTCGGCCACTATCTCGTGCTGACGAAAGCGCTGGAGCGGGAGAAAAATTACGTTTCTTGGCTGGAATCGATTTTAGCGATGATAGATGAGGATTAG
- a CDS encoding ABC transporter ATP-binding protein, which translates to MLQAENIKKAYGKKIIVKGISFSLQKGESFGLLGPNGAGKSTTISMISGLIPHDSGNITVGGYIIGKETTKAKQKIGVVPQEIALYPTLTAHENLMFWGKMYGLTHGEAKKRSAEVLDYVGLTERAKDKIETFSGGMKRRINIGAALMHKPELLIMDEPTVGIDPQSRNHILETVKQLNETGMTVIYTSHYMEEVEYLCDRIGIIDQGEMIAIGTKSDLCTRLGGDTIIQLTVSGLDEAFLFAIRSLAHVNDVTVHESGLKIDISAARHEKVVTGLLAEAAAHHINLLSLQVQEPNLERLFLNLTGRTLRD; encoded by the coding sequence GTGCTGCAAGCAGAAAACATCAAAAAGGCCTATGGAAAAAAAATAATCGTGAAAGGCATCTCTTTTTCCCTCCAAAAAGGGGAGTCGTTCGGGCTGCTCGGGCCGAACGGTGCGGGGAAGTCCACAACCATCTCGATGATTTCCGGCCTCATACCGCATGACAGCGGGAATATCACAGTGGGCGGCTATATAATTGGCAAAGAAACCACCAAAGCGAAACAAAAAATCGGCGTTGTGCCGCAGGAAATTGCTTTATATCCGACGCTGACGGCCCATGAGAATCTTATGTTTTGGGGGAAAATGTACGGACTAACGCACGGCGAGGCTAAAAAAAGGTCGGCAGAGGTCCTTGATTATGTCGGCCTGACTGAGCGGGCCAAAGATAAAATTGAAACATTCTCAGGCGGAATGAAACGGAGAATCAACATCGGTGCCGCCTTAATGCACAAGCCTGAGCTGCTGATCATGGATGAACCGACTGTCGGCATCGATCCTCAATCGAGAAATCATATTTTAGAAACGGTGAAACAGCTCAATGAAACGGGCATGACGGTGATCTATACGAGTCATTACATGGAAGAGGTCGAGTATTTATGCGACCGGATCGGCATTATTGATCAGGGAGAAATGATTGCGATCGGCACAAAAAGCGATTTATGCACCCGCCTTGGAGGCGATACCATCATTCAGCTCACTGTCAGCGGGCTCGATGAAGCATTTCTTTTTGCGATCCGTTCTCTGGCCCATGTGAATGATGTGACCGTACATGAGTCAGGACTCAAAATTGACATTTCTGCGGCCCGCCATGAGAAAGTCGTCACCGGTCTGCTTGCGGAGGCCGCTGCCCATCATATCAACCTGCTGTCTCTTCAAGTGCAGGAACCAAATCTGGAGCGCCTGTTTCTGAATCTGACCGGCCGCACGTTGCGGGATTAG
- a CDS encoding sensor histidine kinase encodes MKALFLTRMFTLMVSCLMYLSIVKENNWFEYAFISAGAAVYAANHLLQKPETNAVWFCLIDIAVGFSFGFIFPGTGLFIIMLCPVAVAFFLCGFHKRIAWSVLCLCSILFLIVLIRTYLMFGNESVIDHLSSMTFVVFCGVVGKLIRKLLDAQETAKQQYQELTESHLALSAAHQELHLYAKQVEELTAIYERNRMAREIHDTVGHKMTALLVQLQLLREWQKRDGQKAEETVGVCETLAREALDDVRLSVRTLQTENAPSVIDSLKQLTEDFYKNAGVTTEFEVSGDPATIPLSLHPTLVRTVQEALTNAKRHGGATACSIQLACTTDSISLVIKDDGKGNPEAVLGFGLLNMKKRTAEHGGMIRFESERDQGFTVIAEFSLANKKWSFGPAQQKESLS; translated from the coding sequence GTGAAGGCTCTGTTTTTGACGAGAATGTTCACCCTGATGGTGAGCTGTTTGATGTATCTGTCCATTGTGAAAGAGAATAACTGGTTTGAATATGCATTTATATCAGCAGGTGCTGCCGTGTATGCAGCCAATCATTTATTACAGAAGCCAGAGACAAATGCCGTTTGGTTTTGTTTAATTGATATCGCGGTCGGCTTTTCGTTCGGATTTATCTTTCCCGGCACAGGTTTATTCATTATCATGCTCTGTCCGGTTGCAGTCGCCTTTTTTCTGTGCGGGTTTCATAAAAGAATCGCTTGGTCTGTCTTATGTCTATGCTCTATTTTGTTTTTGATCGTCCTCATCCGTACATATTTGATGTTCGGCAATGAATCTGTCATCGATCATTTGTCGAGCATGACATTCGTCGTCTTCTGCGGAGTCGTCGGCAAATTAATCCGCAAGCTGCTGGATGCGCAGGAAACGGCAAAACAGCAGTATCAGGAATTGACGGAATCCCATCTGGCGCTGTCTGCTGCGCACCAGGAGCTGCATTTATATGCGAAGCAGGTTGAAGAGCTGACTGCCATTTACGAGCGGAACAGAATGGCAAGGGAAATCCATGATACAGTGGGGCATAAAATGACGGCGCTGCTCGTCCAGCTGCAGCTTCTGCGTGAATGGCAAAAAAGAGACGGCCAAAAAGCTGAGGAGACGGTCGGGGTATGTGAAACGCTTGCCCGTGAAGCGCTTGATGATGTCCGCTTATCAGTGCGCACTCTGCAAACGGAAAATGCTCCTTCGGTCATCGATTCACTAAAACAGCTGACAGAAGACTTTTACAAAAATGCGGGCGTCACAACCGAATTTGAGGTCAGCGGTGATCCGGCGACGATCCCGCTGTCTCTTCATCCGACTCTGGTCAGGACGGTGCAGGAAGCTCTCACCAATGCCAAACGGCATGGCGGCGCCACAGCCTGTTCGATCCAGCTTGCCTGCACCACAGACAGCATCAGCCTTGTCATTAAGGATGACGGAAAAGGAAATCCCGAGGCGGTACTCGGCTTTGGCCTTTTGAATATGAAAAAACGGACAGCGGAGCATGGCGGAATGATCCGCTTTGAGAGCGAACGGGATCAAGGATTTACTGTAATCGCGGAATTTTCACTTGCCAATAAAAAATGGAGTTTCGGGCCCGCGCAGCAAAAGGAGAGTTTATCATGA
- a CDS encoding ABC transporter permease codes for MKKSMWIAWKDLKIRITDRKGFMMLILMPLILTCILGAALGSVVDGGNQIEDIKVGYVQSDQSDAANMFKTDVLKKMKSIKVTQAGSENGMKKLLEEKKIDVGIVIPNDWEAGKTSAFVYADPDQTLKSSVIDTAAASFIDQYKAVKEAASASMDYVSETAAVKQGKLEPSQLAEKLVKTLEKETGDKITIKEQSVGSKAVTSFQYYSAAMLCMFMLFHMTVGAKSFLQEKDTETLARMLMTPAQTYAILFGKWLGTYLFAIIQFFIFLIVTINVFGVDWGGNLLFVSVLGLSYAAAVSGISMLLASCISDMKSADVIGGFGIQLLAVLGGSMLPLYQFPDFLQSVSKAVPNRWALDGFLSLMEGGGWADLQKPVLLFAAIGLCSLVLGIRRLHTR; via the coding sequence ATGAAAAAAAGCATGTGGATCGCATGGAAAGATCTCAAAATCAGAATCACGGACAGAAAAGGGTTTATGATGCTGATCTTAATGCCGCTGATCTTGACCTGTATTTTAGGGGCGGCGCTCGGATCGGTTGTTGACGGAGGCAATCAGATTGAAGACATCAAAGTCGGCTATGTCCAATCAGACCAGTCAGATGCAGCGAACATGTTTAAAACAGATGTGCTCAAAAAAATGAAGTCGATAAAGGTCACACAAGCCGGCAGCGAAAACGGGATGAAGAAACTGCTTGAAGAAAAGAAAATTGATGTCGGCATCGTCATCCCGAACGATTGGGAAGCCGGCAAAACTTCAGCTTTTGTTTATGCTGATCCTGATCAAACATTAAAAAGCTCCGTCATCGATACAGCCGCCGCATCTTTCATAGACCAATATAAAGCGGTAAAAGAAGCCGCATCAGCCTCAATGGACTACGTCAGTGAAACAGCAGCTGTCAAACAAGGAAAACTTGAACCTTCACAGCTTGCCGAAAAGCTGGTAAAGACGCTTGAAAAAGAAACGGGTGACAAGATTACTATTAAGGAACAATCAGTCGGCAGCAAGGCTGTTACCAGTTTTCAATACTATTCGGCGGCCATGCTTTGCATGTTTATGCTGTTTCATATGACAGTCGGGGCGAAATCATTTTTACAAGAAAAGGATACGGAAACGCTTGCCAGAATGCTGATGACGCCTGCGCAAACATACGCCATCCTCTTCGGAAAATGGCTCGGAACCTATCTGTTTGCCATCATACAATTTTTTATATTTCTGATTGTCACGATCAATGTATTTGGTGTGGATTGGGGCGGCAACCTGCTGTTTGTGAGTGTGCTCGGGCTTTCATACGCTGCCGCTGTATCCGGCATTTCAATGCTGCTTGCATCGTGTATCAGCGACATGAAATCGGCCGATGTGATAGGCGGCTTCGGCATTCAATTGCTTGCGGTTCTTGGCGGGTCCATGCTGCCGCTGTACCAATTTCCGGACTTCTTACAGTCTGTATCCAAAGCGGTGCCGAATCGATGGGCGCTTGACGGCTTTCTTTCTTTAATGGAAGGGGGAGGCTGGGCTGACCTTCAAAAGCCTGTGCTTCTTTTTGCGGCGATCGGCCTTTGTTCACTCGTGCTAGGTATCAGACGGCTTCATACAAGATAA
- a CDS encoding ABC transporter permease, with the protein MKKIIAICGIELSLIFKKRQNYLMMFAAPLLLTFVFGGMLGSSDDKLRLAIVDQDDTILSQHYIRQLKAHDDMYTFDNMSENKASEKLKQKKIAGIITISRSFQAQLEKGKHPELIFRHGPELSEAPMAKQYAESTLAKLNIQVTAAKTAAQAAGENWKAAYKTVIAKDHEDAAPAVKRKTLSDKKEGAGGSDTASRAAGFSILFVMLTMMGAAGTILEARKNGVWSRLLTASVSRAEIGAGYVLSFFVIGWIQFGILLLATHWLFGISWGNPAAVIVLVSLFLLTVVGIGLAIAANVRTPEQQLAFGNLFVIATCMVSGMYWPIDIEPKLMQSVAEFLPQKWAMSGLTEIIANGAHVTDILGICGILLAFAAVTFAAGLKALRS; encoded by the coding sequence ATGAAAAAAATCATAGCCATTTGCGGTATTGAGCTTTCTCTTATTTTCAAGAAGCGGCAGAACTATTTGATGATGTTCGCTGCCCCGCTTTTGCTGACCTTTGTATTTGGAGGGATGCTCGGCAGCAGTGATGACAAGCTGCGCCTTGCGATCGTTGATCAGGACGACACGATTCTTTCGCAGCATTATATTCGGCAGCTGAAGGCACACGATGATATGTATACATTCGATAACATGTCTGAAAACAAAGCGTCAGAAAAGCTGAAACAAAAGAAGATTGCCGGGATCATCACCATTTCCCGCTCGTTCCAGGCACAGCTGGAAAAAGGAAAACATCCTGAGCTAATTTTCCGCCATGGCCCAGAACTGTCGGAAGCGCCGATGGCCAAACAATATGCGGAAAGCACATTGGCAAAACTCAATATTCAGGTTACCGCGGCGAAAACGGCAGCTCAGGCAGCGGGGGAGAACTGGAAGGCGGCGTATAAGACAGTTATCGCCAAAGATCATGAAGATGCGGCACCAGCCGTCAAACGAAAGACGCTCAGCGATAAAAAAGAAGGTGCGGGCGGAAGTGACACAGCCTCCAGAGCAGCCGGCTTTTCTATTTTGTTTGTCATGCTGACCATGATGGGGGCGGCGGGAACCATTTTAGAAGCAAGAAAAAACGGCGTCTGGTCCAGATTGCTTACAGCCTCTGTCAGCCGGGCGGAAATCGGTGCGGGGTATGTGCTGTCCTTCTTCGTCATTGGCTGGATTCAATTCGGCATCTTGCTTCTCGCTACCCATTGGCTGTTTGGCATCAGCTGGGGCAATCCGGCTGCGGTGATTGTGTTAGTGTCGCTTTTCCTGCTGACCGTTGTCGGCATCGGGTTGGCCATTGCGGCCAATGTCAGAACGCCGGAACAGCAGCTTGCGTTCGGCAACTTGTTCGTCATCGCAACGTGTATGGTAAGCGGAATGTATTGGCCGATAGACATTGAGCCGAAATTGATGCAGTCCGTTGCTGAATTTCTTCCGCAAAAGTGGGCGATGAGCGGGCTGACTGAGATTATCGCTAACGGTGCACACGTCACAGATATTCTCGGGATCTGCGGCATCTTGCTTGCTTTTGCGGCGGTTACCTTCGCAGCGGGGCTGAAAGCGCTCCGATCCTAA
- the lnrK gene encoding two-component system response regulator LnrK: protein MIKIIITDDQDIVREGLASLLQLREELEVIATARNGQEAFEKAKEFEPDIVLMDIRMPVSNGVEGTKLITSSLPGVKVLMLTTFKDSELIAEALEEGASGYLLKDMSADTIVKAVMTVQSGGMVLPPELTAQMLNEWKREKQLKGINETDKPKELLDLTERELEVLAELGYGLNNKEIAEKLYITEGTVKNHVSNIISKLSVRDRTQAAIYSVRHGVSDF from the coding sequence ATGATTAAGATCATCATTACCGACGATCAGGATATCGTCAGAGAAGGCCTGGCATCGCTGCTTCAGCTTAGAGAAGAGCTTGAGGTGATCGCAACAGCGCGAAACGGGCAGGAAGCCTTCGAAAAGGCGAAAGAATTTGAGCCGGATATTGTGTTAATGGACATCCGAATGCCGGTGTCCAACGGAGTTGAAGGGACAAAACTGATTACAAGCTCGCTGCCCGGCGTAAAGGTTTTGATGCTGACAACCTTCAAGGATTCAGAGCTGATTGCAGAAGCGCTAGAAGAAGGAGCGAGCGGGTACCTGCTGAAGGACATGTCAGCCGATACGATTGTCAAAGCGGTGATGACCGTTCAATCTGGCGGAATGGTGCTTCCCCCGGAACTGACTGCCCAGATGCTGAATGAATGGAAGCGCGAAAAACAGCTGAAAGGAATAAACGAGACAGATAAACCTAAGGAGTTGCTCGACCTGACCGAGCGCGAATTGGAAGTTCTGGCTGAGCTGGGGTACGGGCTGAATAACAAAGAAATTGCCGAAAAGCTGTACATTACAGAAGGCACAGTGAAAAATCACGTGTCGAACATTATCAGCAAGCTATCTGTCAGAGACAGAACCCAGGCCGCTATCTATTCGGTCAGACATGGTGTATCTGACTTTTGA
- a CDS encoding GNAT family N-acetyltransferase, with product MNVTLRELTGELIRVVPMDKSHIQGLYEAANDETIWAHLPKTITTLHDMEDFIEEALQMKASGAEFPFVMIHRETGKIVGTTRFLYMSSASRSLEIGWTWLHPSVWGTSVNTECKYLLLQYCFEQLKTIRVQFKTDERNVRSQKAIERLGAVKEGILRNQMIRKDGTFRNSVFYSIIDSDWPSVKQHLEQRLKLTEKAK from the coding sequence ATGAATGTGACATTGCGTGAATTAACAGGGGAACTGATCCGGGTGGTGCCGATGGACAAAAGCCATATTCAAGGTTTATATGAAGCTGCAAATGATGAAACCATCTGGGCTCATTTACCGAAAACGATTACAACACTGCATGATATGGAGGATTTTATAGAGGAAGCGCTGCAAATGAAAGCGTCCGGAGCAGAATTTCCATTCGTGATGATTCATCGTGAAACTGGCAAAATCGTCGGCACGACGCGATTTCTGTATATGTCATCCGCTTCAAGGAGCCTTGAGATCGGCTGGACATGGCTGCACCCTTCAGTGTGGGGCACCTCGGTCAACACAGAATGCAAGTATTTGCTGTTACAGTATTGCTTTGAACAGCTCAAAACGATTCGGGTGCAGTTTAAAACAGATGAGCGGAATGTCAGATCGCAAAAGGCGATTGAACGGCTGGGAGCAGTCAAAGAAGGCATATTGCGAAACCAAATGATTAGAAAAGACGGAACATTCCGTAATTCGGTGTTTTACAGCATTATCGACAGTGACTGGCCGTCCGTGAAACAACATTTGGAACAGAGACTGAAGCTTACAGAAAAAGCAAAATGA
- a CDS encoding VOC family protein, which produces MTSIHDDTNIGYVKLTIRSLERSLQFYCTVIGFQVLQKTDRQAELTADGKRVLLILEENPSAVVLPERSVTGLYHFAILLPNRKELGIALARLIEYSIAIGQGDHAVSEALYLSDPDGNGIEMYADRPRSTWQRDREGNYVMRTAAVDIEGLLEEAGDERKTALPDDTIIGHIHLHVSDLNEAKAFYTDVLGFDIVGNYAGMSALFVSAGGYHHHIGLNIWAGRNAPPKPTNASGLDDYTVVLPHQEELDRVADRVKHAGYSIEETENSFRVKDPVSGVQIMFVS; this is translated from the coding sequence ATGACCAGCATTCATGATGATACAAATATTGGCTATGTCAAACTCACAATCCGCAGTCTCGAGCGTTCTCTTCAGTTCTACTGTACCGTCATCGGCTTTCAAGTCTTACAAAAGACGGATCGGCAAGCTGAATTAACGGCTGATGGAAAACGAGTACTGCTTATTCTTGAAGAAAATCCGAGCGCCGTCGTCTTGCCTGAACGGTCTGTTACGGGCCTATATCACTTTGCAATTCTTCTTCCGAACAGAAAAGAACTTGGTATCGCGCTTGCCCGGCTGATTGAATATAGCATTGCGATCGGACAAGGGGATCATGCAGTCAGCGAAGCACTCTACCTGTCTGATCCTGATGGGAACGGCATTGAAATGTACGCTGACCGCCCCCGCAGCACGTGGCAGCGTGATCGTGAAGGAAACTACGTCATGAGGACAGCCGCTGTTGACATCGAAGGTCTATTGGAAGAAGCCGGAGATGAGCGGAAAACAGCGCTTCCGGACGATACCATCATCGGACACATTCATTTGCATGTCAGTGATTTGAACGAAGCAAAAGCGTTTTATACAGATGTGCTGGGCTTTGATATTGTCGGAAACTATGCTGGCATGTCCGCCCTCTTCGTTTCAGCAGGAGGCTACCACCATCATATCGGCTTAAACATTTGGGCGGGAAGAAACGCGCCGCCTAAACCGACAAATGCCAGTGGATTAGACGATTACACTGTTGTCTTGCCTCATCAAGAGGAACTGGATCGAGTGGCAGACCGAGTCAAACATGCCGGATATTCGATCGAAGAAACGGAAAACAGCTTCCGTGTGAAAGATCCTGTTTCCGGCGTCCAAATTATGTTTGTTAGTTAA
- a CDS encoding ABC transporter ATP-binding protein, whose amino-acid sequence MLKDIRKPFQYPKLPIDKKESAKKRTKAKDAKGTLKRIWFYLAERKGLLILVMLMVVISAIFGLLGPFVIGKAIDHFIVGRTVSGLVPVLLLLLVIYVIQSLSLWFQNYWMITISQGTVFRMRSELFTHLHELPIPFFDKQRHGELMSRVTNDIENVSSTLNTSVIQILSSVITFVGTVAVMLYLSPLLTVITLTIIPVMAVSLKWITNRTGKLFKEQQKNLGELNGYIEESVSGAKVIKAYSREKQITAEFLEKNAALKTSGFWAQTISGFIPKVMNSLNNLSFTMIAAIGGLFALKGWISIGSIVVFAEYSRQFTRPLNDLANQFNTMLSAIAGAERVFDVLDEKEEREDEKNAVHQPFQTGSIEFRDVSFGYDEGQQTLQHLQFTVPAGQSIAFVGPTGAGKTTVTNLLARFYEPNEGRILIDRTDIKTLTRASLRKNMGFVLQDSFLFQGTIRENIRYGRLDASDQEVEAAAKTANAHSFIERLPKGYETVLTQNGSGISQGQKQLISIARAVLADPVLLILDEATSNIDTVTEVNIQEALARLMEGRTSVIIAHRLNTIQRADQIVVLKDGEMIEKGSHSELLRQKGFYSDLYESQFEK is encoded by the coding sequence GTGCTAAAAGACATCCGCAAGCCTTTCCAATATCCTAAACTGCCAATCGACAAAAAAGAAAGCGCGAAAAAGCGGACGAAAGCAAAGGATGCAAAAGGCACACTGAAGCGAATCTGGTTTTACTTGGCTGAACGAAAAGGACTGCTCATCCTTGTCATGCTGATGGTTGTCATCAGCGCGATATTCGGGCTCCTCGGCCCCTTTGTGATCGGAAAGGCCATCGACCATTTCATTGTCGGGCGAACGGTAAGCGGACTGGTTCCCGTTTTGCTTCTTCTGCTTGTCATTTATGTAATTCAGTCCCTGTCACTCTGGTTTCAAAACTATTGGATGATTACGATTTCCCAAGGCACTGTTTTCAGAATGAGAAGCGAGTTGTTTACCCATCTGCATGAGCTGCCGATTCCGTTTTTTGATAAACAGCGGCACGGCGAGCTGATGAGCCGGGTGACAAATGACATCGAAAATGTCAGCTCGACCTTAAACACGTCAGTCATTCAAATATTGTCAAGCGTCATCACCTTTGTCGGGACGGTTGCGGTCATGCTGTACTTGAGCCCGCTCCTTACAGTGATTACCCTGACCATCATTCCGGTGATGGCTGTGAGCCTGAAATGGATCACCAACCGGACGGGAAAGCTGTTTAAAGAACAGCAGAAAAACCTTGGTGAGCTGAATGGATATATTGAGGAATCCGTTTCCGGCGCAAAGGTCATCAAAGCCTATTCGCGTGAAAAGCAAATCACAGCCGAATTTCTCGAAAAAAACGCCGCACTCAAGACGTCGGGCTTCTGGGCACAGACGATTTCCGGGTTTATCCCGAAAGTCATGAACTCTTTGAATAACCTAAGCTTTACGATGATTGCGGCAATCGGCGGTCTGTTCGCGCTGAAAGGCTGGATCTCGATCGGCTCCATCGTCGTCTTTGCCGAGTATTCAAGGCAATTCACACGCCCTTTAAACGATCTGGCTAACCAGTTTAATACAATGCTGTCCGCCATTGCCGGTGCTGAACGGGTGTTTGACGTGCTTGATGAAAAAGAAGAGCGCGAGGATGAAAAGAACGCCGTTCATCAGCCGTTCCAAACAGGCAGTATTGAATTCCGGGATGTGTCCTTCGGTTACGATGAAGGGCAGCAGACACTGCAGCATTTACAGTTTACCGTGCCTGCCGGACAGTCCATCGCGTTTGTCGGCCCGACGGGAGCGGGGAAAACAACCGTCACGAACCTGCTCGCCCGTTTTTACGAACCTAATGAGGGAAGGATTTTAATCGACCGTACAGATATTAAAACCCTTACTAGAGCAAGCCTTAGGAAAAACATGGGGTTTGTGCTTCAGGATTCGTTCTTGTTTCAGGGAACGATCAGAGAAAATATTCGCTACGGCAGGCTCGATGCTTCTGATCAGGAAGTCGAAGCCGCTGCAAAAACAGCGAACGCCCATAGCTTTATTGAAAGGCTGCCAAAAGGATACGAAACCGTGTTGACGCAAAACGGATCAGGCATCAGCCAAGGACAAAAACAATTGATTTCTATAGCGAGGGCGGTGCTTGCCGACCCGGTTCTTCTCATATTGGATGAAGCGACAAGCAACATTGATACCGTAACAGAAGTCAACATTCAAGAAGCGCTCGCCCGTTTAATGGAGGGGAGAACAAGCGTCATCATTGCCCACAGGCTGAATACCATTCAAAGAGCGGATCAGATTGTGGTGCTAAAAGACGGCGAAATGATTGAAAAAGGCAGCCATAGCGAGCTGCTTCGGCAAAAAGGATTTTACAGTGACTTATATGAAAGCCAATTTGAGAAATAG